The following are encoded together in the Thunnus maccoyii chromosome 18, fThuMac1.1, whole genome shotgun sequence genome:
- the rpl27 gene encoding 60S ribosomal protein L27, protein MGKFMKPGKVVMVLAGRYAGRKAVIVKNIDDGTTDRPYSHALVAGIDRYPRKVTTTMGKKKIAKRSKIKAFVKVFNYNHLMPTRYSVDIPLDKTVVNKDVFRDPALKRKARREAKVKFEERYKTGKNKWFFQKLRF, encoded by the exons ATGGGCAAGTTCATGAAGCCTGGGAAGGTGGTGATGGTCCTAGCTGGACGCTACGCCGGACGCAAGGCTGTCATCGTCAAG AACATTGACGATGGCACCACCGACCGTCCCTACAGCCACGCTCTGGTCGCAGGCATCGACCGCTACCCCCGTAAGGTGACCACAACCATGGGCAAGAAGAAGATCGCCAAGAGGTCCAAGATCAAGGCCTTCGTCAAGGTGTTCAACTACAACCACCTCATGCCCACCAG ATACTCTGTTGATATTCCTCTGGACAAAACCGTTGTCAACAAGGACGTCTTCAGGGATCCTGCTCTCAAGCGCAAAGCCAGGCGGGAGGCCAAGGTCAAGTTTGAGGAGAG gTACAAGACGGGCAAGAACAAGTGGTTCTTCCAGAAGCTCAGATTCTAA
- the rundc1 gene encoding RUN domain-containing protein 1 isoform X1 has product MSTEELSASDSEAVFAGAGERWAPVGAVASPEDESGSRSAGQPGQRGSSSACEEEMSTKLKRLEEEQDLLNSSLLALTSHFAQVQFRLKQIVHAQSEEKERMLAELEEFAFRGCPHVVGCRAQDATQLENSSEREKRERLEAQREKQKDLIFQLKTQLDDLERFAYQEGSYDSLPQSVVMERQKVIIDELIKKLDVNLNEDIGNLSPEELRHRVDAAIAQIVNPARVKEQLVDQLKTQIRDLEMFINFIQDEVGNPLLSDGGHSQQPQAAGTSSRAPGVKKKVDPEQAQKMRETGLQLIQKALAVLQIFAASQFGCAPGHVPQSMWPQDSTVQDYGPLLQRLEAAVDKVRVLGSRRQPSLEHVVNYTSNTALGPRDELTTSVRKELAFALKDLLAHGLFTPSQTMSLVLAPISCLLPYRPAPQTMHPWELFVKYYHSKNGKAFVESPARQLSQSFSLPVGGGPVTITPKQSLLWAIHTVLKEHGRYKRGPDTEFKALVCMALNEQRLVSWLNLLCKTGTLIHPHYHAWSYMAQTGFEGALRILGRISHLKFNLPVDLAVRQLKNIKDAF; this is encoded by the exons ATGTCCACAGAGGAGCTGTCAGCCTCGGACAGCGAGGCTGTCTTCGCCGGCGCCGGGGAGCGATGGGCACCGGTGGGCGCTGTGGCCAGCCCCGAGGATGAGAGCGGGAGCAGAAGCGCTGGCCAGCCGGGGCAGAGAGGCTCGTCGTCGGCCTGCGAGGAGGAGATGTCCACCAAGCTGAAGAGGCTGGAAGAGGAGCAGGACTTGCTGAACTCGTCTCTGCTCGCCCTCACCTCTCATTTCGCTCAGGTTCAGTTCCGACTGAAGCAGATCGTTCACGCTCAGAgcgaggagaaggagaggatgcTGGCCGAGCTGGAGGAGTTCGCCTTCAGGGGATGCCCGCATGTGGTGGGCTGCAGGGCGCAGGATGCCACCCAGCTGGAGAACTCG agcgagagagagaagagggagcgCCTGGAGgctcagagagaaaaacagaaggaTCTCATTTTCCAACTGAAGACCCAGCTGGACGACCTGGAGCGCTTCGCCTATCAGGAGGGCAGCTACGACTCGCTGCCGCAGTCTGTCGTCATGGAGAGACAGAAG GTCATCATTGATGAGTTGATCAAAAAGCTGGACGTCAACCTGAACGAGGACATCGGGAACTTGTCCCCCGAGGAGCTGAGACACAGAGTGGATGCTGCCATCGCTCAGATAGTGAACCCAGCCAGGGTCAAAGAGCAGCTGGTGGATCAGCTCAAAACCCAGATCAGGGACCTGGAGATGTTCATCAACTTCATCCAAG ATGAGGTGGGGAATCCTCTCTTGTCAGACGGTGGACACAGCCAGCAGCCACAAGCAGCAGGAACCAGTTCCAGAGCTCCGGGAGTGAAGAAGAAAG TGGATCCAGAGCAGGCCCAGAAGATGCGAGAGACAGGCCTGCAGCTGATCCAGAAGGCCCTCGCCGTGCTGCAGATCTTCGCTGCCAGCCAGTTTGGCTGCGCGCCCGGCCACGTCCCTCAGAGCATGTGGCCTCAGGACTCGACGGTGCAGGACTACGGCCCCTTACTGCAGCGTCTGGAGGCGGCCGTCGACAAGGTGCGAGTGCTGGGGTCGCGCAGACAGCCCTCCCTGGAACACGTCGTCAACTACACCAGCAACACGGCGCTGGGGCCCCGAGACGAGCTGACGACGTCCGTGAGGAAGGAGCTGGCTTTTGCTCTGAAAGACTTGCTGGCTCACGGCCTCTTCACGCCCTCCCAGACCATGAGCCTGGTGCTGGCGCCCATCTCCTGCCTGCTGCCTTACAGACCAGCCCCACAGACCATGCATCCGTGGGAACTCTTTGTCAAATACTACCACTCCAAAAACGGCAAGGCCTTTGTGGAATCGCCGGCACGCCAGCTTTCACAATCCTTCAGCCTGCCTGTAGGCGGCGGCCCGGTGACCATCACCCCTAAACAGTCTCTGCTGTGGGCCATCCACACTGTGCTGAAGGAGCACGGACGCTACAAGCGAGGACCGGACACGGAGTTCAAAGCGCTGGTGTGCATGGCTCTGAACGAGCAGCGGCTGGTGTCGTGGCTCAACCTGCTGTGTAAGACGGGGACTCTGATACACCCGCACTACCACGCCTGGAGCTACATGGCACAGACTGGCTTTGAGGGAGCTTTGCGCATCCTGGGACGCATCAGCCACCTCAAATTTAACCTCCCAGTGGACCTGGCTGTCCGGCAGCTGAAGAACATTAAGGATGCTTTCTGA
- the rundc1 gene encoding RUN domain-containing protein 1 isoform X2: protein MLLSGTSVCDSLTALQAQWKCLQEIAICLIKVSVYTATTGDLSEREKRERLEAQREKQKDLIFQLKTQLDDLERFAYQEGSYDSLPQSVVMERQKVIIDELIKKLDVNLNEDIGNLSPEELRHRVDAAIAQIVNPARVKEQLVDQLKTQIRDLEMFINFIQDEVGNPLLSDGGHSQQPQAAGTSSRAPGVKKKVDPEQAQKMRETGLQLIQKALAVLQIFAASQFGCAPGHVPQSMWPQDSTVQDYGPLLQRLEAAVDKVRVLGSRRQPSLEHVVNYTSNTALGPRDELTTSVRKELAFALKDLLAHGLFTPSQTMSLVLAPISCLLPYRPAPQTMHPWELFVKYYHSKNGKAFVESPARQLSQSFSLPVGGGPVTITPKQSLLWAIHTVLKEHGRYKRGPDTEFKALVCMALNEQRLVSWLNLLCKTGTLIHPHYHAWSYMAQTGFEGALRILGRISHLKFNLPVDLAVRQLKNIKDAF, encoded by the exons ATGTTGCTTTCCGGCACAAGTGTGTGTGACTCACTCACAGCGCTGCAGGCTCAATGGAAATGCCTCCAGGAGATCGCTATCTGTTTAATAAAGGTTTCTGTGTACACAGCGACTACT GGGGATCTG agcgagagagagaagagggagcgCCTGGAGgctcagagagaaaaacagaaggaTCTCATTTTCCAACTGAAGACCCAGCTGGACGACCTGGAGCGCTTCGCCTATCAGGAGGGCAGCTACGACTCGCTGCCGCAGTCTGTCGTCATGGAGAGACAGAAG GTCATCATTGATGAGTTGATCAAAAAGCTGGACGTCAACCTGAACGAGGACATCGGGAACTTGTCCCCCGAGGAGCTGAGACACAGAGTGGATGCTGCCATCGCTCAGATAGTGAACCCAGCCAGGGTCAAAGAGCAGCTGGTGGATCAGCTCAAAACCCAGATCAGGGACCTGGAGATGTTCATCAACTTCATCCAAG ATGAGGTGGGGAATCCTCTCTTGTCAGACGGTGGACACAGCCAGCAGCCACAAGCAGCAGGAACCAGTTCCAGAGCTCCGGGAGTGAAGAAGAAAG TGGATCCAGAGCAGGCCCAGAAGATGCGAGAGACAGGCCTGCAGCTGATCCAGAAGGCCCTCGCCGTGCTGCAGATCTTCGCTGCCAGCCAGTTTGGCTGCGCGCCCGGCCACGTCCCTCAGAGCATGTGGCCTCAGGACTCGACGGTGCAGGACTACGGCCCCTTACTGCAGCGTCTGGAGGCGGCCGTCGACAAGGTGCGAGTGCTGGGGTCGCGCAGACAGCCCTCCCTGGAACACGTCGTCAACTACACCAGCAACACGGCGCTGGGGCCCCGAGACGAGCTGACGACGTCCGTGAGGAAGGAGCTGGCTTTTGCTCTGAAAGACTTGCTGGCTCACGGCCTCTTCACGCCCTCCCAGACCATGAGCCTGGTGCTGGCGCCCATCTCCTGCCTGCTGCCTTACAGACCAGCCCCACAGACCATGCATCCGTGGGAACTCTTTGTCAAATACTACCACTCCAAAAACGGCAAGGCCTTTGTGGAATCGCCGGCACGCCAGCTTTCACAATCCTTCAGCCTGCCTGTAGGCGGCGGCCCGGTGACCATCACCCCTAAACAGTCTCTGCTGTGGGCCATCCACACTGTGCTGAAGGAGCACGGACGCTACAAGCGAGGACCGGACACGGAGTTCAAAGCGCTGGTGTGCATGGCTCTGAACGAGCAGCGGCTGGTGTCGTGGCTCAACCTGCTGTGTAAGACGGGGACTCTGATACACCCGCACTACCACGCCTGGAGCTACATGGCACAGACTGGCTTTGAGGGAGCTTTGCGCATCCTGGGACGCATCAGCCACCTCAAATTTAACCTCCCAGTGGACCTGGCTGTCCGGCAGCTGAAGAACATTAAGGATGCTTTCTGA